From Lucilia cuprina isolate Lc7/37 chromosome 4, ASM2204524v1, whole genome shotgun sequence:
ATAAATGCCATCACTAATTTGTCAAAAGTGCGACTAATacaattggaaaaaataaaattttgttcttactgATTCATTTTATACAATAATTACCAATATAGTACTGAAAAAATGCCAGAAATTACTGAAATTGTTGATAGTGATGAAGAATTTCAAGATGCCGTAAGCGATGAGTCGTCATTAACAAATTCTGGCAGCACAAACCCCTCAACAACAGCGGCATCAGGCGAAACCAAAACTTCCAATGCAGAAATTGTTgaggaaataataaaacaacaaacaaatttaaagctaGATGACGAAGACAAATCAGACAATATTGCCAGTGGTAGTGGTACGGAAAAAACTGAATCCGAATCTGCTCCTGAATATCTGCATGAAGAAATTGACGAAAATGAATTGGCAGAAAAGGAAAAATCTATGACACCAGAGGAGTTAGAAGCTAACAAAGAAAAGGCTGATAAAATGAAATTACAAGCCAACGaactatttaaaaacaatcaaGCTGAAGAAGCTATAGACATGTATACGGaagctttaaaaatatgtcCCCTTAAGGCCACAAAAGAGAGGGCAGTATTGTTCGGCAACAGGGCTGCTGCAAAAATTAAATTGGATTCGAAAAAAACTGCCATTGATGATTGCAGTAAAGCAATAGAACTATGGCCAGAATATGTTCGTGCTTTGTTAAggtaagattttaaaaaataattttcgatACAACCTACACATTCATGTGTCTTTTTAGACGTGCTAAACTTTACGAACATGAAGACAAGTTAGATGAAGCTTTAGCGGACTATAAAAGTGTTTACGAGCTGGATCCTGGTCAAAATGAGGCGCGTGAAGCTATGGTTCGTTTACCGCCTATTATAGAAGAACGCAACGAACGTTTAAAAGCGGAAATgatggaaaaattaaaagatttggGAAATATGATATTAAAACCATTTGGTTTATCTACTTCAAATTTCCAAATGCAAAAAGATCCCAATACTGGTTCATACTCAAttaattttaaccaaaataaTAGCTAgataattgttaaataataataattactacTACGTTGTAATACCTACCTGTTTAAACATAATCTaacttaagtttatttttaaagtaaaatcttaaaaatatagttgtaaaataaatgaaatggaagtaaaaatattcatgaattaaACGCCGCTTGATCGTTTTTAAACTATCGTGTTCTGAATTATTTGTTAGATTGCTTTGTTAAAACAACGAAGTTTTGCCTGGCGGTGACTGTCCCCTCTATTGGAGGACCAATGTCAGAAGTTAAGGCCGACCAAGTGGTTAGATATTATTagtttatatgaatgtatagtttAGATATCCTTCGGAACCTAGACGATGATAGTCTATTAAAATGGAAGCCAAattcaacaaatttaattttttgtaattaaaattatgaaCAATTTATTTCTATCTAAAAACTATACTAAtgatatataataaaactaaataatttactatcacagtttaaataaaagaaatttcagtgatttacttaattatttttttttttagttttttttattctttgccATACAAGATGTTCTATATGGAAAAAACAAATCTCCAAActacataaaaacaaatatgtatgaaattagaaaataatttaagcaGAAGTGGTAGCAGCAGCGCTGGTGGTGGCGGCTTGTTCTTCCTTGATGCGATCCTTCTTGAGGGGACCCATGAAGGCCAATTTGTCGGCAGGGGTTTGGAAACGACCATGACCCATTTTGGAGGAGGTATCGATGAACTTGAGTTTGATTTGTTCCAAAGCAGAACGCTTGGTGTGTTTCAACAAAGTCTTACGCAAGGTAAGGACACGTTTCTTGGAACCGATACAGCAGCCCTTGATCATGACGAAATCGTTAGTTACTTCACCATAATGAGGGAAACCACCCATGGGGGTGATGGCCTTGTCGGTCAAATCGTACTCAGTGGAGGCGTTGTTCTTGATAACCTACAAAAAGAACAAGAAGAAAACACaaattagtattttaaataaaaccaataaaattaattatatgtttatatataaataatcagtcctatcattttatatatcatGTGTtaatcaaaaaagttttattgtttgATGTCGGTACTTAATGAAGTTATCATCATAGCAAAAGAAAAAGCAATCGTTAATATAACATGATAAAACTATAGAAGCCAAATCATGCTAAAACTAACAATATGCTTGGAagcaacaaacataaaaaagtaataattaccTTGCCATCCATGGTGTGGATACCTGCACCAATGCGGTAGATCTTCTTGTTGATTTCGGTACGGTGGTGATAACCCTTTTGACCGGCACGTGCCACAGTGGTGGACACACGAGAAGGATGCCAGGCACCAATACAGGCAACCTTACGCAAACCCTTGTGAGTCTTGCGGGGCAATTTCTTGGTGTGCCAACGGGAAGTGACACCCTTGAAACCTTTACCCTTGGTAACACCAATGCAATCGATCATTTCGTCTTGGCCGAAGACATTGCTGACGGGGATGGGCTTTTCCAAATGTTCCTTAACCCACTTAACCTTATCTTCAATGGAACCACCGTTCAATTGGATTTCCATAACATGAGCCTTCTTTTGGCGTTGCTTGATCAAACGGATCTAAAGAAAggaaaagataaataaaatgacTATTAGATTTGGATATAAAGTACATATAAATACTCCAGATTTCAAGTGAATATGGGACTGTTTGTGATATGGTTTAACTGTACGATCACTGCCTGAGCGACTACGTACAGTTAGTGGAATATATCAAAAATCGCCACCCGAAGGGCAATTTAATCTGCGACGTTGCGGTTATATAACCGGGCATTGAACATCCCAGCAAGACCGCCTTTTAGGAACTCCTACACTTTGCACCGCCACCAAACCCGAAAGCTCTATAGCAGTACTCGGCGCCAGAGACCAAGGACGTCGCGTttacaatacaaaaatatataaaaaaataaatcttataatTACCTGAGTGTGAGCAATAACGCGGATGACCTTGCAGTAACGGAGCATCTTACGGAAATCGTTTTCAATGCTCTTCTTGCCCAAATCATCATTCCATTTCTTGCTGGACTTGGTGAAAGCTTTTCTTTCAGATTTGTACCTGATTATAACAATGAAATCttgcttttagttttaaactcATTAACTGTTAAAGCGTTTTCTTAGTTCAGCGTATATTTTGAAGACGACGCGTTACGTGAGTGTATGTGTAGTCAACATTTTGAGAAATTCAGTTcctctaataaaatatttagctCCATTGGTTTTTAAGGCCAGAAACACAATTTCATAgctgttttaaaataaacaaaaggaaGAGAACCTCATCACGTATAAGTGAGCGGAGATTACAACTTCCCGTCGTGCTCACTGGCAAATAATTCATTAATCCTTATAAACTTCCTTGCGGAAAGTTCTTAGGTTTCATCATTTGAGCTCACACGACCAAAGGAGATTTTAAAAGCTCTCTCAGCAAGCTGATCCAAgaactttatattttacatcaaattaagtaaattataaacaaaaaaatctcaaatcATTTTAATGACCACTACTACTATTCtcaacacattttttaaaactttttttgcgaTCAGAAGGAAGGCAACAGAGAcggtaaaaaatataatatcctCATAAGAAGCTCTCAGATACCATCTATCatcattaagaaaaaaagattttaataaatgtgTTTTCATCCACAAAGAGAATGCTACACCACGTGGTCTTTAAAGTGCAAACAAAAAGAGGGAATAAACAACAAACTTACCAGTTCTTGTAAAAACGACGACGGCATTCTTCGGATAAATGTTGAGCCCAGACATTGACCAAGGCACGAAGACCGAAGGGAGTTTCAATGTAACCAACGGCACCAACGACAATCATGGGTGGGGTTTCCAAGACGGTTACAGCTTCTACGACCTCCTTCTTGTTCACCTCTGAAAATATCGTAGAAAAGCAAATATGTTATAGATTGGACGTTTATAACAAtttctattttcaaattatggcttttgtataaaaataacatcaGTCCGCCCTAGTTACTTTATAATCATAGAAATCATTTTTGTTCTAACCATAATAAATTAACTGTTCCTCATCACAGTAATTTTATACATTgccaataatttttcttttttttagataatACTCACTTGAACCAGGACGATCGGCCTCACGAACAATGTGAGTCATACCAGCTTTGTAGCCCAAGAAGCAAGTCAAATGGACGGGTTTGCTGGCATCATCCTTGGGGAAAGCCTTAACCTTACCACGGTGACGAGCTGAGCGCTTCTTGGGGTAGAAGGCCATGGAACCATGGCGAGGAGCCGAGAATTTACGATGAGACTAAAATaagataagaaaaataaattaatcttctttgtacatattaaaaactttaaggtTATGTCGAAAACAATATGGCTGACATTTTTTTAACAcgtgttttttttcgtttgcattaaaaactaattaagagttttaaaaattaactgcttttaactaatttttaattatatacacaaaaattttttgtttaactacacaaaattttctaaaactttattTCACTTTAtcacttttaattatttttaactcaCCATATCTCAGTTTCTTATAGACGTCCGTACTTGTCAGACGACGAAGACAAAAAGAAAGTTGGATGCCGGATTCTTCCTGAAGTGAGCTGCAGTTGAATTTCAATGTTGTATAGTAAATTAGCGTTGCCACtagcaatttatttttcatacccTGCAGTTACACACATTGTttgtcaaaatataaaatgctTGTCAAAATTGAGTTCATATTGCCTTTGTGACATATATATGCTGCATGGATTTTATATTATTCAATaacatattgaaatttaatttatttgttaataaaataatgcaaaaaaaagaaaaaacaattttaatgtcagaaagtttaaaataatactaAGTTCACACAttcgtattattatttttccaaaatatttttcagtcGGAACTaccaaatcaaaaatattataatataatatgtaaACTGTTGTGTAATTGCTTttcaaaaattgtgaaaaaaagatCCCTGTGCGAAAATATTATAAGTAGAAACCtcgaaaagaaatttcaaaatgataaaacttgattaaaaaaactttttaagtcGGAAACATGCtcttttataaattgcaaattgtttcaacaaattttcgacaaatctatttgcttttaaatattttcctaatatgtgtaatatattttatttcatatattcatGATAATATAAAAAGCTACTCTTGAtcgatataatttttaacataatgaataaagatgtttaaaaattgcaaatacttgtgttaattgaaaatatattacaaaaatgtcattaaaagtaAACTTTCGTTTTTTACAATCtggcaatattttttaaacagagTCAGCTTGCTACTTTTCCATTTTTACATTGTTCTGTTATCTATATTAATTTCCAAAACTAGAAATTTCCCCTTATTTCTTTgtaaacaattgttttgttCAACGTACGTGAACAATGCTTTACCATCTGTTATAACATAGATGTTAAGTGAAGAAATAAATCAAAGAAAAGccacacatttatttaaatattaagaaaaatggaCTGGACAAGAACAGAAATCAGtaatttaataagtttatatAGACAATACGAGTGTCTATGGAATACTAGCCATGAGGATTACAATAATTACGAAGTCAAACAAAATGCTTGGCAGGATATAGCGGCCTCATGTGACAAAGAAGTGGACgaagttaagaaaaaacttaaaaatttacgatCGGCTTATGTTTCGGAGAAAAAGAAATCGGAAAAATCCAAGGATCATGGTATCGATTACAAACCCAATCTGTTCTATTTCAATGAATTAGAATTTTTAGACACGGTTGTCGTATTGAGAAAGTCAACATTGTCACCTACAGCAACACAGTCTGTTCTTTCAGTGCGTAACAAAGTAGACAATTTGAATGGTAAacgtaaacataaaattgttaagCTCGATAGGAAATCTCTTCgagatataaaatttaataatgctcTTGATGCCATATTAGCTTCggtaaaacagcaacaaactcAGCCAACAGTCAATAACAGTGTCGGCAGTGTCGAGGatgataatttatttagttctttTGGTAAAACAACAGCACTGCAATTACAACAATTGCCAGTGGATAAAGCTACCGAGACAATGGCTGCCATTTATCAACTGGTGGCGAAAAAAACACTAGATTCGTTGCAAAAATCAGTGGGAAATAAAGCAAATATAAAACGAACTAATGGCGTAATATCATTTGAAACTATGAGTCcttaaagttaaatataaatGCTAGTTATTAGTAAATACTATAAGTTTGTAGTTTGCCTGTTAATTTGGactacttttgaaatttttaaatgttttcaatatgaGAGGAAAAATTAGCAGGGTTCCTGTTAGTCCTTAAGTTCTTAGAATAAAATCTtcaattataaaactttattataactgtaatatatgttttcattttaaacatatttttataattttatcacaatctaataaaattatttcgatGGACATTTTTTCTTTCGTAATGAAAccttagtaaatttttaatgaaattttgtaaatttaataaataaactaaataatctTAATAGGAGCGAgttattctaaaaatttaaattagcaaaaaaaatcttgaaaacttTGCTAATTAGTGTTGTTAACTTTACATGTAAatcgaaaaacaaaacaatttgtatacattttcgCCAGTTTTCtgaaataaacatatttgacTATGTTTAGTTcgcataattatttaaaaagaaaaactccaGAACAGGGAATAAATCGTCAAGAATATATAGAACATTTAGTGGAAGAATATTACACCACTACTAATGTGGGCAAGTTGAAAACACATCAAAATAATGGTTTTGAAtggtattatttataaataaatgttaatatttaattttttcacaattttagaAGCTCAAGAACAAGTATCAGCCAATTTAGCTAATTTTGCCTATGACCCCATTAATTGGGATTACCTTAAAACTGcggaagttttaaaattattttttgaactaCTAGAGTTGCCTAATGAAAAATTGCAATTACACGGTTCGGCAGGATTGTGTAATATTTGTTTGGGTAAAGTATTtcttttacaacaaattaactACGCTAACGAATTCTTAAATTTCAGATAAACAAGCCCTCAAATATATAATTAAGGCCGATAATTTCTACAAACTTAAGAATCTATTATTGAAAACTACAAATTTGAATATTGTGCTAAACAGTTTGACGTTGTTGTATCAATTATTAAGCAACTTGCCACCaactaaaaattgtattttatgtgccactattttaaaaaaaatccaacattTCAAGACTGTTTACGAAAAAGATCAACGTATTGTTAATATTTGCAACCTAATAATAGCAGAGTTTGGACAACGCCATGAATTTATTGAAGTTAACACACAGTTGCCTACAAATGACCAGAGGGTTGAGTAAACAACATCAAACAATATTCAAAGTTCCAGAATTGAAAGTTATTAAACGTTTCACACAAAAAGATTTGGACGATTTTTCACAATTAACAGGAGACTTTAATTATATACACTCGCAACTGGTGCCCAGGGAGAAACGCAAAGTTCATGGTGCTCTATTAAATGCCATTGTTGCTGGCATTATAGGCACACAATTTCCCGGTGCTGGTAGCATAGTACTTGaacaaaacttttcatttcCCAATCCCTGTCGCATAGACATAGATTGTGAGTTTATTCTACAAGTACAACAGGAACGTAAAATTTCTATTGTTTCCTATGAATGTAAACAGAATAATCAGATTGTTTTTAAAGGTCTGgctaaattattattgttaaacaataataaacatgataaaaataaagatagttttaatgattaaaataaGTGTTACTTTATTTCTTGGAACGTTTGCCTTCACCCTTCTTGGGTGGTGCTTTACCTCTCAATTTACGCAAACGTTTCATTTCTTCTTTGAAATCTTGATGCTCATCACGGAATAAACCATATTGCCTAAGATTCATCATTAGCAAATGGGTTTCTACATGACGGGGATACCAATTCACTACATAGTCACGTTTATGCACTGGCTCCTCACTAAACATACGAATTACCTAAGAAATAGTGTAAATGCTTTAGTATACACATCCCATAATGTTGCGGCCAAATTTTACTTACCTTCATGGATTTATCGTTGGTTGTGCGTGCCACTTCACCAAATATACGATTTGACAAATAATTCATGCGCCTAGCATATTGGGTTCCCAGCTTTACTAAGTCTGTGTATTTGTTAGCTgacatatttcttttgttttataaatttaataaaattttctaatttttactgtatttttttgtattaaatcttTGTAAATTTTAGGGTTATGTCACTAAAAACTATCTCACGTCTCTGTTTTAGTAATTATTTATCAGCTGTTTTAAAATCAGGGTTGTTATGACATTAATTATTAACCCATAACAGGTTAAACAGTAATTTTTCGGCAATAGAATTTATATTAGGGTTctaataatcgaacaatcgactttttgtcgataGTCGATAattcgactatcgtctgtgaaaaaagtcgaaaagtcgactttgtgaattaaagtcgaaaaaagccgaaaagtctgaaagtcgaaaagtcggaaaaagtcgaaaagtcgaaaattgtagaaacaagtcaaaaattttaaaaaagtggaaaaaagtcaaaaactcaaaaatagtcggaaaaactcgaaaaaaatcaaaaaatagtcggaaaaaagtagaaagaagtcgaaaaaagtcaaaaagtcaaaaaaatcgaagtcaaaaaagtcgactatttataaaatacttatagtcgaaaagtcgacttttatttaaatgaaaaaagtcgaaaagttgaaaaatcgacttttcataaaatgcaaaaagtcgacttttaactaaatgaaaaaagtcgaaaagtcgacttttcgtttcaactgtagaaccctaatttatatacataataataacaaatcaaCTTAacggtttttttaataaaaaactgaaaacaattAGTTTCTATGCTGTTcttgttttcacaaaagtttaacattcaattaaagcttaaagaatttgttcaaatttgttttttttttgtttattataacttaaattgttaattatttaaatactaattttaatcagggttatttacattttcttttatatgttaatgtttaatatatttttaaaacaaacaattacgtgtataataaatactttgtcaattattaataacaatttaatagatttttttttgaggaGTAAAgttgtacaaaaaaagttctTCAATAGCAGGTATATAGAATCATTTGGCAACAAATTTCTAACTCAAGACTaactcaagactatagtctagtttatagtatacactatagtccagtctattgtctatattcATAGTGTTGACTGTAATATATTGTAttgactatagcttagtctgCAATCatgactacagtttagtctatagtcttgattatagtttAACCTCAGAGTTGACTATAGTatttagtttgaactatagtttgtctatagtcttgactcttgttgattatagtttagtctagtatatattcttgatTAAACTCcattttatattaagtttttagtCTTGATGTTGGTCTATTCTATATATAGGCTTACTCCCTTtttcacaaacaatatttttattttataaatggtttataaattagattttgtatgtaaattttgttttataaacattttataaataaaaaattttgtttgtgaataatggggttagtctatagtcttgactataatatagactataatcctATTTCTAGTCATGATTAATAGTCTACTAGTCTGTAATCTCAAGACAAGTTATAAGTtatgtctatagacttgactatagtccatagaatatacatatttaggtAAATATTctgttatattttcaaaaactttgaatacatatgtatattgcatttcattttgaaattcgaatatgtataaaaaaattagccaattatgttttatttctaCATAACTTCTCCTCATaaatatacgtacatatatataaataaaataaaaaaaaatgtgttaggACGCTACAgtttaaattgtgttaaaatctagtttaaaatattatttttgttaatcatCAAACACCCTATTAAATAAATCTCTTACATTTTACCTAACTAACTTAAAACTGATAATATACTCAATTCAATCAAACTGTTTCTATAGCCCCCTTACGTCTAGCATTTATTTGACCAGAAGATGACGAAGATGAAGCACCATCATCGTTTGCCATAAAGGAAGTTTCTTCAGATGAGTTTTGTTGATGTATAACAACCTCTTTGGAGTGTGCAGCAGCACCGTTAACTTGTGCCAGTAGAGAATTGTCACGCGGCGATGCATTGTGTATAGAAATTTGATCAAAATTTAATGCCCTCGAGGGTGTATGACAACGTGAGCCAGCATTCGAGGTAGTGGAGACAGGTCTACCGCCATGTGGACTATTGTTGCGTGAATGTTGAAAATCTTCTAAAGGTATTTCCTCAGATCTGTTAGTTAGAAACAGGTTAGCTATTTTACATAgcacaattaaaagtaaattaccTTGGTCTTGGCATTCTAGGACTATTGTCACGGGATGATCTTTGCTGTGAATTGTCTCTTGAATGTGCAGAACTTTTGCCACCGCCACTACTGGGAGATTGTGAGTGTTCTCGTTGTGGTGAACCATTGTTAGAATCACCCAGATTTGGAGCATTTGTATTGGAGGTACGACGACGTGAACGTCCAGCATTTTCATTACGGatacttaaaaaattaacaaacaatttgATTGTTTcgacttaaaatttataaaaaataacttaagatTTATGAAAATAGCTACCCCTCTATTGAACGATTTTGCGCCATTTGTATGCGACTTACACCACCAGCTACAATGTTATCACGTCGTAGGGCAGCCGCAAATCCAGGAACTCTACTGGTGGCCGAAAAAATAGGTCTATGCTCACGTGATGATCTAGAACTGGAACTGCCACTAGCACCACTGGCAGTTCTGAGACCAGCTACCGCATATACCGGAGAGTCTACAACTTGACCCGGCATTTCAATCATTTGAGCAATttgatacattttcttttgtctTGCTTTACTGCGTCCTTTGGTTAGACGTTGTTTTGCCGCCATACAACGTATATGATCGTCAAATAGAAATTTGGCCGATATTAAAGGAGTACGATTATGAGTAGCGCCACCACGATGAACGGTAATATGTAGACAACGACTGTCATCTTTATCACCTACCACCTCAACATCTTGAAGGAAACCCACAAATTTGGCAACACCCCAGCCTAAGAGTTTAGCATCCGGTTCAACTAATATCAATTGTAATGAGTCTATCACCAGAAAACGTCTCTGTTTAACATTGTCCTTAGCAATTACGGTGCAAGCAATTAAATCGCTATTGtctgaaattaagaaaatagtacaagtttacaaaaatttaagtttttttgaacAAAGTGTAAACCTACTTAAATCCAAAACATTATCCACTTGCACGAGATTTAACGAATTCGTCAAAGGCAGCattgtttctttttcatttagaaATTGTTGGCACGTTTTACGTAATAGGAAAAATACTCTTATGGCCCGTCGGGCTTTTTCCACTTCACCACAGGGTAAACGTCTTGTAAACGGTATCCCCGTTAATGGTGTACCGGTGGGTGGTAATAGTATTGTCGAATCCATGcataaaaattcaacatttaaTTGTGTTTTACGCATTTCATTGTACTCATCTTCGAATAAATCTAAGAAAATATCTTCAGATTTATAGAAATTACGCAATACTGACATCGATTGATTTCGTGCAGCAAATAGTAAATCCTGTTGCGTTTCGGTAATACATGTTGTAGTTGGAATATCATCGTTTTGATTATTCGATTTGGTGAATGTCACCAATAGTTGTAGAGCAATTTCAATAGTTATTAAACGTATGCGACAAGCTTGCAAAtggaagagagagagagagagttagATAACAAtgcaatttattaatatttaaaacgaaaattcaaaattttaaataaatattaagtttcaCAAAGAttgactctagtctatagtattgaatatagtttagtctgtgtTGTTGATCATAGTTACTATATACTTACATGGTTGATTCGCTAACGTTATGATATTTAATAAACGTTCTATTAATTCAGTTTTATAACTTAAAGAACCATTGCCTGATTTCGATAGAACTTGATGGAACCAATCATTTTTAACACctgaaatttacacaaaatattagTTTGGCATTTTATAAAGCTTATAAAAACCATAAATGTAAaccaaaatttcaaatgaagtttaaaacaaaatgaattttttaagttaGTTATAAAGCAAGTTAATTCACATACCATCTATAGAAGAtagattatttattaaacatacaaaacaacaagCAGCATGAATAGTAAAAGAAGGAAAAggaaaatttgaaattgttacaaatgaatgatgtttaaaaatgattaacttattgaaatatttaatactatACCTCTATTAAAGCTCATGGCATATATTAAACACAAGGCTAATAAGGCCAAATAATCATTTTCGCTACAATCTAATGCTGACATAACAGTGTCCAAAAATGGTCGATGTAAGGTGGAGGTTAGTGAATTTGCTGCTGTTGGTGAGGttagttgttgtaatttttctttttcctcaTCGGTGATATTGGCTAATTTAATATTGCTTATTAGTGTTGAAGTTTCAGAATTTTCTAATGCTTCTGTTGAACTGTGCACATCGGTTTCTTCTATAGGTTGTGTGGtcgatgttgatgatgttgttaaATTATCTGCTACAATACCGCTTGAAGTAGAACTAGAAGCTACCAGACTTTCTTCGGTTGTTTCTTCACCATATGAATAGCCTGAAGAGTTGGCTGCTGTATCTAAAGCTTGTTCTAAACTTTCACGTGGTTCGGTAAAACTGGGCACTACCGCCTCACGATGTTCAACATATGCATTTAATACCGCTGCCGCACCCTCTTTAAATACAGTATTATCACCATTTAGTATAACCCAAGCTAAGGCATGAACTAAAGGTGAATGTGTTACAACAAGAAATACAAGTGATAGCAAATATAATGCAACTATGGAAGATACACGAGGATTTTGCATTTCTTGTATATCAATATCAACGTTACGATTTAAAACAGCTGCCAAATTTTGTGTGACCACCGCCAGGGAAGGTGGTGGCGGCGCAGGAgttaatgaaaatatgtataaggGCACAAAGAGTTTGTGCAGTAAATGTTCGGTTAAGACAGCATTTAAATCGTTTATTTCCAGGAGAAGAATATCATTTAGATAATGTAGATGATCTAAATGTTCGGCGACTAAATTGGAAAGTTTTTGATTAGATTGGtggctaaaattaaaaaaatatatatgattttaatataatttctttaaatcctTGTAATAAGCGATAAATTTGAAGTGAAAAACATACTCAATATCAGTGCGTACACATGTATCCAGTTCCAA
This genomic window contains:
- the LOC111676764 gene encoding tetratricopeptide repeat protein 1; protein product: MPEITEIVDSDEEFQDAVSDESSLTNSGSTNPSTTAASGETKTSNAEIVEEIIKQQTNLKLDDEDKSDNIASGSGTEKTESESAPEYLHEEIDENELAEKEKSMTPEELEANKEKADKMKLQANELFKNNQAEEAIDMYTEALKICPLKATKERAVLFGNRAAAKIKLDSKKTAIDDCSKAIELWPEYVRALLRRAKLYEHEDKLDEALADYKSVYELDPGQNEAREAMVRLPPIIEERNERLKAEMMEKLKDLGNMILKPFGLSTSNFQMQKDPNTGSYSINFNQNNS
- the LOC111676763 gene encoding 60S ribosomal protein L3 isoform X1 — encoded protein: MSHRKFSAPRHGSMAFYPKKRSARHRGKVKAFPKDDASKPVHLTCFLGYKAGMTHIVREADRPGSKVNKKEVVEAVTVLETPPMIVVGAVGYIETPFGLRALVNVWAQHLSEECRRRFYKNWYKSERKAFTKSSKKWNDDLGKKSIENDFRKMLRYCKVIRVIAHTQIRLIKQRQKKAHVMEIQLNGGSIEDKVKWVKEHLEKPIPVSNVFGQDEMIDCIGVTKGKGFKGVTSRWHTKKLPRKTHKGLRKVACIGAWHPSRVSTTVARAGQKGYHHRTEINKKIYRIGAGIHTMDGKVIKNNASTEYDLTDKAITPMGGFPHYGEVTNDFVMIKGCCIGSKKRVLTLRKTLLKHTKRSALEQIKLKFIDTSSKMGHGRFQTPADKLAFMGPLKKDRIKEEQAATTSAAATTSA
- the LOC111676763 gene encoding 60S ribosomal protein L3 isoform X2, with translation MSHRKFSAPRHGSMAFYPKKRSARHRGKVKAFPKDDASKPVHLTCFLGYKAGMTHIVREADRPGSKVNKKEVVEAVTVLETPPMIVVGAVGYIETPFGLRALVNVWAQHLSEECRRRFYKNCSWISLLRELLKSPLVV
- the LOC111676767 gene encoding uncharacterized protein LOC111676767 codes for the protein MDWTRTEISNLISLYRQYECLWNTSHEDYNNYEVKQNAWQDIAASCDKEVDEVKKKLKNLRSAYVSEKKKSEKSKDHGIDYKPNLFYFNELEFLDTVVVLRKSTLSPTATQSVLSVRNKVDNLNGKRKHKIVKLDRKSLRDIKFNNALDAILASVKQQQTQPTVNNSVGSVEDDNLFSSFGKTTALQLQQLPVDKATETMAAIYQLVAKKTLDSLQKSVGNKANIKRTNGVISFETMSP
- the LOC111676761 gene encoding armadillo repeat-containing protein 7 isoform X2; the encoded protein is MFSSHNYLKRKTPEQGINRQEYIEHLVEEYYTTTNVEAQEQVSANLANFAYDPINWDYLKTAEVLKLFFELLELPNEKLQLHGSAGLCNICLDKQALKYIIKADNFYKLKNLLLKTTNLNIVLNSLTLLYQLLSNLPPTKNCILCATILKKIQHFKTVYEKDQRIVNICNLIIAEFGQRHEFIEVNTQLPTNDQRVE
- the LOC111676761 gene encoding armadillo repeat-containing protein 7 isoform X1, producing the protein MFSSHNYLKRKTPEQGINRQEYIEHLVEEYYTTTNVGKLKTHQNNEAQEQVSANLANFAYDPINWDYLKTAEVLKLFFELLELPNEKLQLHGSAGLCNICLDKQALKYIIKADNFYKLKNLLLKTTNLNIVLNSLTLLYQLLSNLPPTKNCILCATILKKIQHFKTVYEKDQRIVNICNLIIAEFGQRHEFIEVNTQLPTNDQRVE
- the LOC111676762 gene encoding 28S ribosomal protein S33, mitochondrial: MSANKYTDLVKLGTQYARRMNYLSNRIFGEVARTTNDKSMKVIRMFSEEPVHKRDYVVNWYPRHVETHLLMMNLRQYGLFRDEHQDFKEEMKRLRKLRGKAPPKKGEGKRSKK